A window of Phragmites australis chromosome 2, lpPhrAust1.1, whole genome shotgun sequence genomic DNA:
TGCAAAAGCCTGCTACTCCGGGATTATCTAATCTGAGTAATCTCAACTGCCCTCTCGACGGTCGCGCTTATTTTTGGATAACCGCGCAAAAGATCTCTCCGGGCCGGGGACGACTAACGAACAAAACGACAAATCCAAAAGCCCTAATCATCTGTCTTTTTTAATTTCACGCTTTCTAGAGTTCAAGATCCAAAATTTTGAAGAGGACGGCGAGTTTAGGGTTCATCGGTGATCCTAAGgtcaaagagaggttagtgataATTAGATCGGTGATAGGTTATATGTGGTGGTGTGGATTCGGTGATGGAGAAACCACCGGATATGAAGGCAGTGGATGGGGCGGGAGAACAAACAATGTGACATGATACAAAAGAGAGCTTTGGCTGGAGATAGGAAAAATAATCTGGTGTATCCGATGGAGATCAGACGAACGGCGTGATGgatggaagaaaagaaaattttcagcgcttgaaatattgcatgtccTTTTAATTTACGCAAGCGGCATCAAAAACAAATTTACAGCACCATATTATACAAAAAAAATTTCCCTTCTATAATAACACATGTCTATTTTCTCTATACTCTTTAATCTAACTATTAGATCACAAGAtagatatataaataaaatctcataatttttttaacaaagtcCTGTAAAATTTGCATCCATTATTCGTTACAAAACGCAAGTCGTTCGCTATCCCGTAATCTTTTTTACTGCACTCTTTTGGCCTTCTCGCCGTGGTAATTTGTCGTGCCGCGCCCATAAAATTAATCCCCTCCGCCGTCGCGGCCCGGCAGAGAGACGAGGCGCGCGCCGTTCGATTTCTTCCCCTGGGTGGGGTGAAGCGGTGTCTTGCACCCCAAGGAGCCGAGGCGCGCGCGCAGCAGCCGCCTTTGACCGCCACCGCGCGCGGCGTCGCCCTCACGATCGCTGATGCGCGCGGCGACGTGTCGCCTATTTAAGCCCTAGCCTATCCCCTCCTTCGCCTCACTCAGCTGACCTGAGCCACTCATCGCCAGATGCCCGCGTCCACGGCCGCGCCGCCCTacgcggcggcgatggcggcgacgCCGGCGGGCAACGGACCCCTCGTCTTCTTCCTGCAGCCGCTCTTCCTCCACGGCGTGGCCGCCGTGGCCCACGTCCTCCTCGCGCTCGCCGTCGCGGGGCACGTGCTCTTTCGCCGCTCCGGCGCCGGCCGCGCCAAGGATGGGGAGGTGCGGGGAGGAGGCGCCTATCGGGGCGGCGAAGGCGGATTCCGGTGCTATGGGGTCGCGGTCTTCATCACGTGGGCTCTGGCGGCGTTCGAGGTCCTGCACGCCGCGTACTCGTGCTACCTGGACGTTGGCGGCGCCGGGTGGTCGCGCGACGCGGTCTCGGACCTGGTGGACGCGGCCTCGCGCGCGGTGGGGTGGCTGCTGCTCGCGGCGTACCTGCAGTTTGAGTTCGGACGGCGGCGCCAGGAGCGGTTCCCCGCGCCGCTCAGGCTCTGGTGGGCTTTGTACCTGCTTCTCTCCGTGCTCGTCGTCACCGTCCACGTGGCGACGAGACTCGACGGGCGCCCCGTGCCCGCGCACTCGTGGGCGCTCGACGCCGTCTCGGTTGTTGCGGCCGTGGTTCTGCTCTTCGCTGGGTTATTTGGCAAGAGGGAGGGAGGTGGCTCTGCTTCCGAGGAGCCTCTGCTGAACGGCGCGCATGAGAGGGCCGAAGAGGACGGCCGCAGCGCCACCGAGGCGTCCATGTTCACCGGCGCCGGCTTCCTCAGCGCGCTCAGCTTCTCGTGGATGGGGCCTCTGCTCGCCGTCGGCCACAAGAAGACCCTCTGCCTGGACGACGTCCCGGGCCTGGACCCCGGTGACAGCGTCGCCGGCCTGCTCCCGACGTTCAAGGCCAACCTCGAGGCGGTCGCCGCTGACGTCTCCGGCTCCGGTCGGAAGGTCGTCACCGCGTTCAAGCTCACAAAGGCCCTGGTGCGGACCGTGTGGTGGCACGTCTCGGTGACCGCGTTCTACGCGCTGGTCTACAACGTCGCCACCTACGTCGGCCCGTACCTCATAGACTCCCTGGTGCAGTACCTCAACGGCGACGAGAGGTACGCGAGCAAGGGGCAGCTCCTTGTCCTCGCCTTCATCGTCGCCAAAGTGTTCGAGTGCCTGGCGCAGCGGCACTGGTTCTTCCGGCTGCAGCAGGCTGGCATACGCGCTCGGTCCGCGCTCGTCGCTGTCGTGTACCAGAAGGGGCTTGCGCTCTCAAGCCAGTCGAGGCAGAGCCGCACGAGCGGCGAGATGATCAACATCATCAGCGTCGATGCCGACCGTGTCGGCCTCTTCTCATGGTACATGCACGACCTCTGGCTGGTACCACTGCAAGTAGGCATGGCGTTGTTTATCCTATACTCCACCCTCGGGCTCGCCTCACTCGCCGCGCTAGGCGCCACAGTGGTTGTCATGCTTGCTAATGTGCCTCCGGGGCAAATGCAAGAGAAGTTCCAGCAGAAGCTGATGGACTGCAAGGATATCAGGATGAAGGCAACGTCCGAGATCCTGCGCAACATGCGGATTCTGAAGCTGCAGGGGTGGGAGATGAAGTTCATGTCCAAGATCATCGAGCTGAGGAAGACGGAGACCAATTGGCTGAAGAAATACCTCTACACATCGACCATGGTCACTTTCGTGTTCTGGGGCGCCCCGACCTTTGTTGCAGTAGCGACCTTCGGGGCTTGCATGCTCATGGGGATCCCATTGGAGTCTGGGAAGGTGCTATCTGCATTGGCCACGTTCCGTGTGCTGCAGGAACCAATATACAATCTTCCCGACACGATCTCGATGATGATTCAGACCAAGGTGTCTCTTGACAGGATAGCATCCTTCCTATGCCTCGACGAGTTGCCAACTGATGCTGTGCAGAGGCTAACAAGTGGTAGCTCAGATGTTGCAATTGATGTTAGCAATGGGCTCTTCTCTTGGGAGGCCTCACCTGAAGTACCAACGCTGAAGGACCTGAACTTCCAAGCTCGGCAAGGTATGCTTGTTGCAGTTTGTGGAACGGTCGGCTCCGGCAAATCAAGCTTGCTATCTTGCATTCTCGGTGAGATACCAAAGTTAGCAGGAGAGGTTAGGACTTGTGGGACAATGGCATATATCAGCCAGTCAGCATGGATACAGAGCGGCAAAATTCAGGACAACATACTGTTTGGCAAGGAGATGGACAACGAGAAGTATGAAAGGGTTCTTGAGTCATGCTCGCTGAAGAAAGACTTAGAGATCTTGCCATTTGGTGACCAGACAGTCATTGGAGAGAGAGGAATCAACCTTAGTGGAGGGCAAAAGCAAAGAATTCAGATAGCCCGTGCTTTATATCAGGAAGCTGACATCTATTTGTTCGATGATCCATTCAGTGCAGTTGATGCTCATACAGGATCCCACCTTTTCAAGGTACATGATTTATTATGGTTAAGCTTCACCTTTTATATTCAGTAGAAGTTCAGAACACACTACTAAGTTTGTTA
This region includes:
- the LOC133897431 gene encoding ABC transporter C family member 3-like, whose amino-acid sequence is MPASTAAPPYAAAMAATPAGNGPLVFFLQPLFLHGVAAVAHVLLALAVAGHVLFRRSGAGRAKDGEVRGGGAYRGGEGGFRCYGVAVFITWALAAFEVLHAAYSCYLDVGGAGWSRDAVSDLVDAASRAVGWLLLAAYLQFEFGRRRQERFPAPLRLWWALYLLLSVLVVTVHVATRLDGRPVPAHSWALDAVSVVAAVVLLFAGLFGKREGGGSASEEPLLNGAHERAEEDGRSATEASMFTGAGFLSALSFSWMGPLLAVGHKKTLCLDDVPGLDPGDSVAGLLPTFKANLEAVAADVSGSGRKVVTAFKLTKALVRTVWWHVSVTAFYALVYNVATYVGPYLIDSLVQYLNGDERYASKGQLLVLAFIVAKVFECLAQRHWFFRLQQAGIRARSALVAVVYQKGLALSSQSRQSRTSGEMINIISVDADRVGLFSWYMHDLWLVPLQVGMALFILYSTLGLASLAALGATVVVMLANVPPGQMQEKFQQKLMDCKDIRMKATSEILRNMRILKLQGWEMKFMSKIIELRKTETNWLKKYLYTSTMVTFVFWGAPTFVAVATFGACMLMGIPLESGKVLSALATFRVLQEPIYNLPDTISMMIQTKVSLDRIASFLCLDELPTDAVQRLTSGSSDVAIDVSNGLFSWEASPEVPTLKDLNFQARQGMLVAVCGTVGSGKSSLLSCILGEIPKLAGEVRTCGTMAYISQSAWIQSGKIQDNILFGKEMDNEKYERVLESCSLKKDLEILPFGDQTVIGERGINLSGGQKQRIQIARALYQEADIYLFDDPFSAVDAHTGSHLFKECLLGALASKTVVYVTHQIEFLPAADLILVMKDGRITQAGKYNEILGSGVEFMELVGAHKEALTALDAIDAANAGDVASPSSGTAKLSRSLSSAEKKDKQDDGNSQSGQLVQEEEREKGKVGFWVYWKYLTLAYKGALVPFVLLAQILFQVLQIASNYWMAWAAPVSKDVEPPVSMSTLLYVYVALALGSSLCVLVRALFLVTASYKTATLLFNKMHISIFRAPMFFFDSTPSGRILNRASTDQSEVDTSIAYQMGSVAFAIIQLVGIIAVMSHVSWQVFVVFIPVVAACFWYQRYYIDTARELQRLVGVCKAPIIQHFAESITGSTTIRCFGKENQFVSANSHLMDAYSRSKFYNAGAMDWLCFRLDVLSSLTFSFSLIFLINLPPGLIDPGIAGLAVTYGLNLNTQQAWVVWSMCNLENKIISVERILQYISIPAEPPLSMSEDKLAHNWPSEGKIQLDNLHVKYAPQLPFVLKGLTVTFPGGLKTGIVGRTGSGKSTLIQALFRIVDPTIGQILIDGVDICTIGLHDLRSRLSIIPQEPTMFEGTVRSNLDPLGEYNDNQIWEALDYCQLGDEIRKKELKLDSPVIENGENWSVGQRQLVCLGRVILKRSKILVLDEATASVDTATDNLIQKTLRQQFSEATVITIAHRITSVLNSDMVLLLDNGVAVERDTPAKLLDDKSSLFSKLVEEYTMRSTHT